In Musa acuminata AAA Group cultivar baxijiao chromosome BXJ2-8, Cavendish_Baxijiao_AAA, whole genome shotgun sequence, one genomic interval encodes:
- the LOC135619398 gene encoding cullin-3A-like, protein MSAQKKRNFKIEAFKHRVELDPNYAERTWRVLEHAIHEIYNHNASGLSFEELYRNAYNMVLHKYGEKLYSGLVNTMTGHLKEIARSIEAAQGGFFLEELNVKWGDHNKALQMIRDILMYMDRTFVPSNHKTPVHELGLNLWRDNIIHSSKIQTRLLDMLLDLIYRERTGEVINRGLMRNITKMLMDLGSSVYQEDFEKPFLGVSASFYSVESQQLIECCDCGEYLRKAERRLNEEIERVSHYLDVKSEVKITSVVEGEMIANHMQRLVHMENSGLVSMLVDDKYEDLSRMYNLFRRVPDGLSTIKDVMTSHLRETGKQLVSDPEKLKDPVDFVQHLLDEKDKYDKIIRKAFNNDKTFQNALNSSFEYFINLNNRSPEFISLYVDDKLRKGLKGVSEEDVEVVLDKVMMLFRYLQEKDVFEKYYKQHLAKRLLSGKSVSDDTERSMIVKLKTECGYQFTSKLEGMFTDMKTSIDTMQGFYSSQYSEIGDGPTLAVQVLTTGSWPTQPSAPCNLPAEILVICEKFRTFYLGTHTGRRLTWQTNMGTADIKATFGKGQKHELNVSTYQMCILMLYNSTDQLTYREIEQATEIPPSDLKRCLQSLACVKGKNVLRKEPMSKDIAEDDAFYFNDKFMSKFFKVKIGTVAAQKESEPEKQETRQRVEEDRKPQIEAAIVRIMKSRRVLDHNTIVTEVTSQLQSRFLPNPVIIKKRIESLIEREFLERDKADRKLYRYLA, encoded by the exons ATGAGCGCCCAGAAGAAGCGCAACTTCAAGATCGAGGCGTTCAAGCACCGGGTCGAGCTCGACCCCAACTACGCCGAGAGGACATGGAGGGTGTTGGAGCATGCGATCCACGAGATTTACAACCACAACGCCAGCGGCCTCTCCTTCGAGGAGCTCTATAG AAATGCTTACAATATGGTGCTGCACAAATATGGGGAAAAGCTCTACTCTGGACTTGTGAATACTATGACAGGACATCTAAAAGAAATTGCAAGATCAATAGAAGCTGCTCAAGGAGGTTTCTTTTTAGAGGAGCTTAATGTAAAATGGGGAGACCACAACAAGGCATTGCAGATGATCCGAGACATACTGATGTACATGGATAGGACATTTGTTCCCAGTAATCACAAGACACCCGTTCATGAGCTTGGACTTAATCTCTGGAGGGATAATATCATCCATTCCAGCAAAATCCAGACCAGGCTACTGGATATGCTTCTTGACCTCATTTATAGGGAGAGAACAGGCGAGGTAATAAATAGAGGGTTGATGAGGAATATAACAAAAATGTTAATGGATCTTGGATCTTCTGTGTATCAAGAAGATTTTGAGAAACCATTTCTAGGGGTCTCAGCTAGTTTTTACAGTGTAGAATCTCAACAACTCATCGAGTGCTGTGATTGTGGTGAGTACCTCAGGAAAGCTGAGAGACGTCTTAATGAAGAGATCGAGAGGGTCTCACACTACTTAGATGTCAAAAGTGAAGTGAAAATAACTAGTGTAGTGGAGGGAGAGATGATTGCCAACCACATGCAGAGGCTGGTCCACATGGAGAATTCTGGTCTTGTGAGTATGCTTGTAGATGACAAGTACGAAGACTTAAGCAGAATGTACAACTTATTCCGCCGAGTTCCCGATGGGCTTTCAACTATTAAAGATGTGATGACTTCTCACCTTCGAGAAACTGGAAAGCAGTTAGTAAGCGACCCTGAGAAATTAAAGGACCCAGTGGACTTTGTACAACATCTTTTGGATGAGAAGGATAAGTATGATAAGATAATACGCAAAGCATTCAACAATGATAAGACATTCCAGAATGCTTTGAACTCTTCATTTGAATACTTTATTAACCTAAACAACAGGTCTCCTGAGTTCATatcactttatgttgatgataagcTTCGCAAAGGGCTCAAAGGGGTAAGTGAGGAGGATGTGGAGGTAGTTCTGGACAAAGTGATGATGTTGTTTCGGTACTTGCAAGAGAAGGATGTATTTGAGAAATATTACAAACAACACTTGGCAAAGCGGCTTCTTTCAGGAAAATCTGTTTCCGATGATACAGAGAGAAGTATGATTGTTAAGCTCAAGACAGAATGTGGGTATCAGTTCACTTCTAAATTGGAAGGCATGTTTACAGACATGAAGACTTCCATAGATACTATGCAAGGATTCTATTCTAGTCAGTATTCTGAGATTGGAGATGGCCCCACCCTTGCTGTGCAAGTTCTTACAACTGGTTCATGGCCAACACAGCCTAGTGCACCTTGCAACCTTCCAGCTGAAATTCTTGTCATATGTGAGAAGTTCCGGACATTTTATCTTGGGACGCATACTGGGCGTAGATTGACATGGCAAACAAATATGGGTACAGCTGATATTAAGGCAACCTTTGGCAAGGGCCAGAAGCATGAGCTGAATGTTTCGACATATCAAATGTGTATTCTTATGCTATATAACTCCACAGATCAGTTGACGTACAGAGAAATAGAACAGGCTACAGAAATCCCACCTTCTGATCTGAAGCGTTGTCTTCAGTCTCTTGCTTGTGTCAAAGGTAAGAATGTCCTGCGCAAGGAGCCAATGAGCAAGGATATAGCTGAGGATGATGCTTTCTACTTCAATGACAAATTTATGAGTAAGTTTTTCAAGGTGAAGATAGGAACTGTGGCAGCACAAAAGGAGTCAGAGCCAGAGAAGCAGGAGACTCGCCAAAGAGTGGAAGAAGATAGAAAACCACAGATTGAAGCTGCAATTGTGAGGATTATGAAATCCCGAAGGGTATTAGATCATAACACCATTGTCACTGAGGTCACGTCACAATTGCAATCTCGCTTCCTGCCAAACCCGGTTATTATAAAAAAGCGAATTGAGTCTCTCATTGAACGGGAGTTTTTAGAAAGGGATAAAGCAGACAGGAAATTATATCGATATCTTGCTTGA